A genomic region of Rhodococcus qingshengii JCM 15477 contains the following coding sequences:
- a CDS encoding TniQ family protein encodes MTSRRRLSGQARPLPIPIPPSMNETIESYLRRLAVVNHISNDALKRHLGLDPTRLGLRIRLGNLARLVAITGYSREQLTRTLPQLSNWHTDSARFADWPRPACPACTNRHRGGPVTRYYPSYVHACPMHQIWFSGGQFDRGRVLDVSDTPAVLAAHSRHRRLAQRRGPQPTQYAFDVARGVWNNLVSFPACSGVKERLGILQPNARRFIALDDCEYLAASYPNVVNTAALLVSPHWRRVASRQHTCNLFLTELGWRTSGERHPYWPQGKSDPIVKWIEGLTRASIDWNML; translated from the coding sequence ATGACCTCTCGGCGGCGCCTGAGCGGGCAAGCGCGCCCGCTGCCCATTCCCATCCCGCCCTCGATGAACGAGACGATCGAGTCCTACCTACGCAGACTCGCCGTCGTCAACCACATCAGCAACGACGCACTGAAGCGTCACCTCGGGCTCGACCCCACGCGGCTGGGATTACGCATCCGGCTCGGTAACCTCGCCAGGCTCGTCGCCATCACCGGTTATTCACGCGAGCAGCTCACACGCACGCTTCCTCAGTTGTCGAACTGGCACACCGACTCTGCCCGCTTCGCGGACTGGCCGCGACCGGCCTGCCCTGCCTGCACGAACCGTCACCGAGGTGGCCCAGTGACCCGCTACTACCCGTCGTACGTCCATGCCTGCCCGATGCACCAGATCTGGTTCAGCGGTGGGCAATTCGATCGCGGCCGCGTGCTCGATGTCAGCGACACACCAGCAGTCCTGGCCGCTCATTCCAGACATCGGCGCTTGGCGCAACGACGCGGACCGCAACCGACCCAATACGCCTTCGACGTCGCTCGCGGAGTGTGGAACAACCTCGTCTCATTTCCCGCGTGCAGCGGCGTCAAGGAAAGACTCGGCATCCTCCAGCCGAATGCGAGGCGGTTCATCGCCCTCGACGACTGCGAATATTTGGCGGCGAGCTACCCCAACGTCGTCAACACCGCCGCATTGCTGGTCTCACCGCACTGGCGGCGGGTCGCTTCCAGACAGCACACATGCAATCTGTTCCTCACCGAACTCGGATGGCGGACAAGCGGCGAACGGCATCCCTACTGGCCACAGGGCAAAAGCGACCCCATCGTGAAATGGATCGAGGGTCTCACCCGGGCCAGCATCGACTGGAACATGCTCTGA